A window from Gottschalkiaceae bacterium SANA encodes these proteins:
- a CDS encoding methionine gamma-lyase family protein produces the protein MTDTQQSDSLFSSFSCSSEDKQFLDHSYRRILPQFSELESIQIQNEKKILDIFRESRLESAHFQWNTGYGYDDIGREKVEEIYAKLFRAQAALVRPTIASGTHALALTLRGLLLPGDEVVSITGTPYDTLLKVLGISGDEPGNLSEFGIGFRELPLSQQGQIQISKLANFISDTTKVVMIQRSTGYSVRPAIRMEEMSAAIAAVKEIRSDLIVMVDNCYGEFVETIEPIEIGADLAVGSLIKNPGGGLALSGGYVAGSEVLINRIANFLTAPGVGKECGLTFGQSRSILQGLFFAPQVVCNALKSALLFASVFEDLGYETYPNTKMNRGDIVQTILLNNQKNVEVFCQTIQKCSPVDSFVRPIPWEMPGYADPVIMAAGTFVQGASIELSADAPMREPFAVYVQGGLIFTQTLYAVAEMIAYYRQ, from the coding sequence ATGACAGATACTCAACAGTCCGATTCACTATTTTCATCATTCTCTTGCTCATCAGAGGACAAACAATTTTTGGATCACTCCTATCGCAGGATCTTGCCACAATTTTCTGAACTGGAATCCATTCAAATCCAAAACGAAAAAAAAATTCTAGATATCTTTCGTGAATCTCGATTAGAGAGTGCTCATTTTCAATGGAATACCGGTTATGGCTATGATGACATCGGTCGCGAAAAGGTAGAAGAAATTTATGCCAAGCTCTTTCGTGCTCAAGCAGCCTTGGTACGTCCAACCATCGCTTCAGGCACCCACGCCTTGGCATTAACCCTTAGAGGATTGCTACTGCCCGGGGACGAGGTTGTCTCCATTACAGGAACTCCTTATGACACCCTTTTAAAGGTATTGGGAATCAGTGGAGATGAGCCAGGGAATCTTTCTGAATTTGGCATTGGATTTCGTGAACTGCCGCTTTCTCAGCAAGGACAAATCCAAATTTCCAAACTGGCAAACTTTATATCTGATACGACCAAGGTCGTTATGATTCAACGTTCCACCGGCTATTCTGTTCGACCAGCTATCCGCATGGAGGAAATGTCGGCCGCAATTGCAGCCGTTAAAGAGATCCGATCCGATTTGATTGTCATGGTCGACAACTGTTACGGTGAATTTGTTGAAACGATAGAACCGATTGAAATTGGCGCCGATCTCGCTGTTGGATCTTTAATTAAGAATCCCGGAGGTGGACTCGCCCTGTCAGGCGGTTATGTAGCAGGAAGCGAAGTCTTGATTAATCGCATCGCCAATTTTTTAACGGCTCCTGGGGTGGGGAAGGAGTGCGGTTTAACCTTTGGTCAATCTCGTTCCATTCTTCAAGGTTTATTTTTTGCGCCTCAAGTCGTTTGTAACGCTTTGAAAAGCGCTCTTCTTTTTGCATCTGTCTTTGAAGATTTGGGTTATGAAACCTATCCGAATACGAAAATGAATCGCGGCGACATCGTGCAAACCATCCTTTTAAACAATCAAAAGAATGTGGAGGTTTTCTGCCAAACCATCCAAAAATGTTCACCAGTCGATTCTTTTGTGCGTCCGATTCCTTGGGAAATGCCGGGCTATGCAGACCCCGTTATTATGGCTGCAGGAACTTTTGTGCAGGGTGCTTCAATCGAACTCAGCGCCGACGCGCCCATGCGTGAGCCTTTTGCGGTTTATGTACAGGGCGGCTTGATTTTCACCCAAACCCTCTATGCTGTCGCAGAGATGATTGCTTATTATCGACAATAA
- the lexA gene encoding transcriptional repressor LexA, which yields MYEDLSNKQLNILNYIKQSLMDRGYPPAVREICTAVGLKSPSTVHAHLSSLEKKGYIRKDPTKPRAIEILDRDDFSFATKREVINVPVVGKVTAGAPILAIENVEDSFPVPADFIGNKQCFMLTVRGDSMIDAGIHDGDYILVSQQKTANDGEIIVALLDDEATVKRFFKEKDRIRLQPENDLYQPIYSSDALVIGKVVGVFRQLH from the coding sequence GTGTATGAAGATCTAAGTAACAAGCAATTAAACATTTTAAATTATATCAAACAGAGCTTAATGGATCGTGGTTATCCCCCGGCGGTGCGCGAAATTTGTACGGCTGTTGGACTAAAATCCCCCTCTACTGTACATGCTCATCTTTCTTCCCTGGAAAAAAAGGGATATATTCGTAAAGACCCGACGAAACCAAGAGCGATTGAAATTCTTGATCGAGATGATTTTTCTTTTGCAACCAAACGGGAGGTTATTAATGTTCCGGTCGTTGGAAAAGTAACAGCAGGCGCTCCAATTCTAGCCATTGAAAACGTGGAAGACAGCTTCCCTGTTCCCGCAGATTTTATTGGTAACAAGCAGTGTTTTATGCTGACGGTTCGTGGCGACAGCATGATTGATGCGGGAATTCACGACGGTGATTATATATTGGTTAGTCAACAAAAAACAGCCAATGACGGTGAGATCATTGTTGCTCTTTTAGATGATGAAGCGACAGTGAAACGTTTCTTTAAGGAAAAAGACCGGATTCGTCTTCAACCGGAAAACGACCTATATCAACCCATTTACAGCAGCGATGCTCTTGTGATCGGAAAGGTTGTTGGGGTATTTCGTCAGCTTCATTAA